Proteins encoded in a region of the Pseudothermotoga elfii DSM 9442 = NBRC 107921 genome:
- a CDS encoding glutaredoxin family protein yields the protein MYKITVYTAPGCPYCVKVKSYLRELGLKFTEVDVSKSQKDAEKLVRRTGQTGVPVVEIGNQLVIGFDRARIDKLLGVR from the coding sequence ATGTATAAAATAACAGTTTATACCGCGCCAGGTTGCCCTTATTGTGTCAAAGTGAAAAGCTATCTCAGGGAACTTGGTCTTAAATTTACAGAGGTAGATGTATCAAAAAGCCAAAAAGATGCTGAAAAACTTGTGAGAAGGACCGGTCAAACAGGTGTCCCTGTTGTTGAAATAGGGAACCAGCTTGTAATTGGTTTTGATAGAGCGAGAATAGATAAACTCCTCGGAGTGAGATAA
- a CDS encoding 2-phosphosulfolactate phosphatase family protein has protein sequence MIDVLFLPEPVSQQHVCVVVDVLRATSTIVTALANGARCVVPVRKIAEAKKRKAENILICGERKGIKPKGFDLGNSPIEYFTVKDKEVILTTTNGTRAISMINSQKLYAACFLNLHAVIEQLRNHDHVTIVCSGQKGKIAYEDVLCAGAIVYELNDKLTDGARISRELWKQSRRKDLSKLLFESQHAQELAEYGFSSDITFCSQTDLYSIVPVFVEDRFIKQAP, from the coding sequence TTGATTGATGTTCTGTTTTTACCTGAACCTGTATCACAGCAACATGTTTGTGTTGTTGTGGATGTTTTGAGAGCAACAAGTACTATTGTCACAGCACTTGCGAATGGTGCCAGATGTGTGGTACCTGTCAGGAAGATAGCAGAGGCTAAAAAGAGAAAAGCGGAAAATATTCTGATCTGTGGGGAAAGAAAAGGAATAAAACCAAAAGGGTTTGATCTCGGAAATTCTCCTATAGAGTATTTCACTGTGAAAGACAAAGAGGTTATTCTCACAACAACAAATGGCACAAGAGCTATATCAATGATCAATTCACAGAAATTGTATGCAGCTTGTTTTCTAAATTTACATGCAGTTATCGAACAGCTGAGAAATCATGACCATGTGACAATTGTATGTTCCGGGCAAAAAGGAAAGATTGCGTATGAAGATGTACTCTGTGCCGGTGCAATTGTCTATGAACTAAATGATAAATTGACGGATGGAGCAAGAATATCAAGAGAATTATGGAAGCAATCCAGGAGAAAGGATCTTTCAAAACTTCTCTTTGAATCGCAGCATGCTCAAGAACTCGCTGAATATGGATTCTCGTCAGATATAACATTCTGTTCTCAAACAGATTTATACAGCATTGTACCGGTTTTTGTTGAAGATCGCTTTATAAAACAAGCCCCATAG
- the tpiA gene encoding triose-phosphate isomerase — MLAGNWKMNKTNEQAKFFVNKLVQDLAGMNFKIVLCPPFVCLSDITEILKGSNLHIGAQNCYYENFGAFTGEISPVMLKELNIEYVIIGHSERRHIFGETDEMINKKIKAVLSNGMKPIICIGETKEEREKGLTFCVIESQLRQALFGLNEDDVRKIVIAYEPVWAIGTGIVAKPHQAQQVHMFIRKLLEQLYGQEFAQQIPILYGGSIKPDNFLGLMIQPDIDGGLVGGASLDDQFVELAKIASWLV, encoded by the coding sequence ATATTAGCTGGTAACTGGAAAATGAACAAAACTAATGAACAGGCTAAATTCTTTGTTAATAAACTTGTTCAGGATCTGGCGGGTATGAATTTCAAGATAGTATTGTGCCCGCCTTTTGTTTGCCTCTCCGATATTACAGAAATACTCAAGGGAAGTAACTTACATATAGGTGCACAGAATTGTTATTACGAAAATTTTGGAGCCTTCACCGGTGAAATCTCTCCTGTGATGCTTAAGGAATTGAATATTGAATATGTAATCATCGGCCATTCCGAACGTCGTCACATTTTTGGTGAAACAGATGAAATGATCAACAAAAAGATCAAAGCTGTACTCAGCAATGGTATGAAACCAATCATATGTATTGGTGAAACAAAAGAAGAGAGGGAAAAGGGATTAACCTTTTGCGTCATTGAATCTCAGCTGAGACAAGCATTGTTTGGTCTGAACGAAGATGATGTCAGAAAGATTGTAATAGCTTATGAGCCAGTGTGGGCTATTGGAACGGGGATAGTTGCAAAACCACATCAGGCTCAACAAGTGCATATGTTTATACGAAAGTTGCTTGAACAACTTTATGGTCAGGAATTTGCTCAGCAGATACCCATTTTATATGGAGGTAGCATTAAGCCTGATAATTTCCTTGGGTTAATGATTCAGCCGGATATTGATGGCGGCCTGGTAGGTGGAGCAAGTCTTGATGATCAGTTTGTTGAACTTGCAAAGATAGCCTCCTGGTTAGTATAA
- a CDS encoding phosphoglycerate kinase: MKKLTIKDIDLSNKAVIMRVDFNVPIGKDGKVSDDTRITAALPTIKYAVEKKAKVILLSHLGRPKGSFDPKYSLKPIAEHLKNISGLNVIFVPHVVGEEVKEAVKNMKVGDVLLLENTRFHPGEEKNDQELAKAWAELADIHVNDAFGTAHRAHASNVGIANFIPSVAGFLMEKEIDFLNKVTYEPDHPYVVVLGGAKVSDKIGVITNLLNKADKLLIGGAMMFTFLKAQGLKVGSSLVENDKLDLAKQILEQAKEKKVEIVLPVDAIVAQKIEAGVEKKTADLKDGIDDGWMGLDIGPKTIKVFEEALKNAKTVVWNGPMGVFEIEDFAGGTKAVAEMIAKIKGTTVIGGGDSAAAVAKFGLESAYSHVSTGGGASLEFLEGKDLPGIRSIADKKK; encoded by the coding sequence ATGAAAAAATTGACAATAAAAGATATAGATCTTTCAAATAAAGCAGTGATAATGAGAGTTGATTTTAACGTCCCTATCGGTAAAGATGGAAAAGTATCTGACGACACACGAATCACAGCCGCTCTTCCAACAATCAAATATGCTGTCGAGAAAAAAGCAAAAGTTATATTGCTTTCTCACTTGGGCAGGCCAAAAGGATCATTTGATCCAAAGTATAGTTTAAAGCCGATCGCGGAGCATTTAAAAAATATATCAGGTTTGAATGTAATCTTTGTTCCACATGTAGTTGGTGAAGAAGTAAAAGAAGCTGTGAAAAATATGAAGGTTGGCGATGTACTTTTACTTGAAAATACCAGATTTCATCCTGGCGAAGAAAAGAACGACCAGGAATTGGCTAAAGCCTGGGCGGAGCTTGCTGATATTCACGTAAATGACGCGTTTGGTACAGCACACAGGGCACACGCCTCAAATGTCGGTATTGCAAATTTCATACCCAGTGTCGCAGGGTTCCTTATGGAAAAGGAAATTGATTTTCTGAACAAGGTCACTTATGAACCAGATCACCCATATGTAGTTGTGCTTGGTGGTGCGAAAGTATCGGATAAAATAGGGGTAATAACTAATCTCTTAAACAAAGCTGATAAACTCCTCATCGGTGGGGCTATGATGTTCACATTTCTCAAAGCCCAGGGATTAAAAGTCGGATCCTCCCTGGTCGAAAATGACAAACTGGATCTTGCAAAACAAATACTTGAGCAAGCAAAGGAAAAGAAAGTTGAGATAGTCCTCCCTGTGGATGCCATCGTTGCCCAAAAAATAGAAGCCGGCGTTGAGAAGAAAACAGCTGACTTAAAAGATGGAATAGATGATGGGTGGATGGGATTGGATATAGGTCCAAAAACAATAAAAGTATTCGAAGAAGCTTTGAAAAACGCTAAGACTGTCGTTTGGAATGGTCCTATGGGCGTTTTCGAAATTGAAGATTTTGCAGGGGGAACGAAAGCTGTTGCTGAAATGATAGCCAAAATAAAAGGAACAACTGTTATAGGCGGGGGAGATTCTGCGGCAGCTGTTGCCAAATTCGGTTTGGAATCAGCTTATTCGCATGTCTCGACAGGAGGAGGAGCATCACTCGAATTTCTTGAAGGAAAGGATCTCCCAGGTATAAGGAGTATTGCTGATAAAAAAAAATAG
- the yqeK gene encoding bis(5'-nucleosyl)-tetraphosphatase (symmetrical) YqeK, giving the protein MDQIFRELHKISDLLLSNKRFLHIKSCVDFAVQLAKIHEVDEDRVAVAGFAHDIFRDVKPDVLLRMAVAYRIRITKLERLNPILLHGKIAAEFVKRRFNLRDREILQAIAYHTSGKENLADIGKIVFLSDSLEENRIYDNINWLRQVAKQDLNQALFLIVENKIQYAIKRGLFILPETVRMWNWLIELQKGNSNWNWRGSAVDLNKSK; this is encoded by the coding sequence ATGGATCAGATTTTTCGGGAGTTACATAAAATTTCTGATTTGTTGCTCAGCAATAAACGTTTTTTACACATCAAATCCTGTGTAGATTTTGCCGTACAACTTGCAAAAATTCATGAAGTAGATGAGGATCGTGTGGCTGTTGCTGGATTTGCGCATGATATCTTTAGAGATGTAAAACCGGATGTTCTTTTGAGAATGGCTGTTGCGTACAGAATTAGAATTACAAAGCTCGAAAGATTGAACCCGATTCTCCTGCATGGTAAAATTGCGGCAGAATTTGTCAAAAGAAGGTTTAATCTGCGCGACAGAGAAATTCTACAGGCTATTGCATACCACACAAGCGGCAAGGAAAATCTTGCAGACATAGGAAAGATTGTTTTTCTGTCAGATTCACTTGAGGAAAACAGAATCTATGACAATATTAATTGGCTAAGGCAAGTAGCAAAACAAGATTTGAACCAGGCACTTTTTTTGATAGTTGAAAACAAAATACAGTATGCAATTAAGAGAGGTTTATTTATCTTGCCTGAAACTGTGAGGATGTGGAATTGGCTGATAGAATTGCAAAAGGGAAATTCCAACTGGAACTGGCGTGGTTCAGCGGTAGATTTAAATAAGAGCAAATGA
- a CDS encoding DUF503 domain-containing protein, whose product MHVAVLSYKLRLFGIASLKEKRSLLKKLINEIRAKFNVSACEIGYSDSKTWSELGVAIVSSSQSILDAVVEDITALIENTMGLEIVEIEREGW is encoded by the coding sequence ATGCACGTAGCTGTTTTGAGTTATAAATTGAGATTGTTTGGCATAGCCAGTCTCAAAGAAAAGCGCTCATTATTGAAAAAACTTATCAATGAGATTAGAGCAAAATTCAATGTATCTGCATGTGAGATTGGATACAGTGATTCAAAAACATGGTCAGAATTGGGAGTTGCGATCGTTTCTTCATCACAAAGCATACTCGATGCCGTGGTTGAGGATATAACAGCATTGATAGAAAACACCATGGGCCTTGAGATAGTTGAAATTGAAAGAGAAGGTTGGTGA